One window from the genome of Azospirillum fermentarium encodes:
- a CDS encoding glycosyltransferase family 2 protein: MINILVLLAGSSTPFREAGYSYPKSLIEIAGLPAVERVLAAYRPLEALGARFIFVVRGDENRRFHIGMVLRLLMPDAMVVETPGETAGAACTALLAVAEIDNGSPLIIANGDQIIDHDLRNVVADFQNRGLDGGILVFKAVHPRWSYVKCDDDGLLIEAAEKRPISDLATAGFYWFARGRDFVRAAERMILKDAHVDNAFFICPAYNEMILDQKRVGVHLMTRDAYHSLATPALMQRYEEQVLSGRCVERQP, from the coding sequence ATGATCAATATCCTGGTGCTGCTGGCCGGCTCCAGCACCCCGTTCCGCGAGGCCGGATATTCCTATCCCAAGAGCCTGATCGAAATCGCCGGCTTGCCGGCGGTAGAACGGGTTCTGGCCGCCTACCGCCCGCTGGAAGCGCTTGGCGCCCGTTTCATCTTCGTGGTGCGGGGGGACGAGAACCGGCGCTTTCACATCGGCATGGTCCTGCGGCTGCTGATGCCGGATGCCATGGTGGTGGAAACGCCGGGAGAAACCGCGGGCGCGGCCTGCACCGCTCTGCTGGCCGTCGCCGAGATCGACAACGGCAGCCCGCTGATCATTGCCAACGGCGATCAGATCATCGACCATGACCTGAGAAACGTTGTGGCCGATTTTCAGAATCGTGGTTTGGACGGCGGCATCCTGGTGTTCAAGGCGGTGCATCCCCGCTGGTCCTATGTCAAATGCGACGATGATGGGCTGCTGATCGAAGCGGCGGAAAAACGCCCCATCAGCGATCTGGCCACCGCCGGCTTTTACTGGTTCGCCCGTGGGCGGGATTTTGTCCGTGCGGCCGAGCGCATGATCCTGAAGGACGCTCATGTGGACAATGCCTTCTTCATCTGTCCCGCCTACAACGAGATGATTCTGGACCAAAAGCGCGTCGGTGTTCACCTCATGACGCGGGATGCCTATCACTCCCTGGCAACCCCGGCCCTGATGCAGCGGTATGAGGAGCAGGTATTGAGCGGCCGTTGCGTGGAGAGACAGCCATGA
- a CDS encoding HAD family hydrolase, giving the protein MPEILAVIFDMDGVLIDAKEWHYEALNRALRLFGHEISRYDHLHAYDGLPTRKKLEMLTRQHGLPSGLHRFINDLKQQYTMEIVHARCKPVFAHEYALARLKSEGFRLGLASNSIRRTVETMMDYANLTGYFTAMLSNEDVERAKPHPDIYLKAAGLLGVAPDACLVLEDNAHGIQAAHAAGTHVLEVGTVHDVTYDRIRHAIDTIGKSAGDGQGAVLEKGVA; this is encoded by the coding sequence ATGCCTGAGATCCTGGCGGTCATTTTCGATATGGACGGCGTGCTGATCGACGCCAAGGAATGGCATTACGAGGCGCTGAACCGCGCCTTGCGGCTGTTCGGCCACGAAATCAGCCGTTACGATCATCTCCACGCCTATGATGGGCTGCCCACCCGCAAGAAGCTGGAGATGCTGACCCGTCAGCATGGGCTGCCGTCTGGATTGCACCGCTTCATCAATGACCTCAAGCAGCAGTACACCATGGAAATCGTCCATGCCCGCTGCAAGCCTGTCTTCGCCCATGAATATGCCCTGGCCCGCCTGAAGAGTGAGGGATTCCGTCTGGGCCTGGCCTCCAACTCCATCCGCCGGACGGTGGAGACCATGATGGATTATGCCAATCTCACCGGCTATTTCACCGCCATGCTGTCCAACGAGGACGTGGAGCGGGCCAAGCCCCATCCCGATATTTATCTGAAGGCGGCCGGACTTCTTGGGGTCGCCCCGGATGCCTGCCTGGTTCTGGAGGACAACGCCCACGGCATCCAGGCCGCCCACGCCGCCGGCACTCATGTGTTGGAGGTGGGAACGGTTCATGACGTGACGTATGACCGCATCCGCCACGCCATCGATACCATCGGCAAAAGTGCCGGAGACGGGCAGGGCGCCGTTCTGGAAAAAGGTGTGGCATGA
- a CDS encoding PI-PLC domain-containing protein, translating into MRIISHRGYWRSRGEQNHRVAFERSLDLGFGIETDLRDDNRMVVISHDPPPSAPDAVMTLDAFLALCAGHGPGLTLALNIKADGLQTAVREALDRHGALGNAFVFDMSVPDTLGYLAVGVPVYVRHSDVEPEPVLYDRAAGVWLDQFHSDWIGPGDITRHLDAGKDVCLVSPELHRRDHRAQWERLVADPAVIGHSRFFLCTDFPEDAREFFHA; encoded by the coding sequence GTGCGCATCATCAGTCATCGCGGTTATTGGCGGTCGCGCGGGGAGCAAAACCATCGGGTCGCCTTCGAACGGTCGCTGGATCTGGGCTTCGGCATCGAAACGGACCTGCGGGACGACAACCGCATGGTGGTGATCTCTCACGATCCCCCCCCGTCCGCCCCGGACGCGGTGATGACCCTGGATGCCTTCCTGGCCCTGTGCGCCGGGCACGGGCCGGGGCTGACGCTGGCGCTCAACATCAAGGCCGACGGGCTGCAGACCGCCGTGCGCGAGGCCCTGGACCGCCATGGTGCCCTGGGCAACGCCTTCGTCTTCGACATGTCGGTTCCCGACACCCTGGGCTATCTGGCCGTGGGGGTTCCGGTGTATGTCCGCCACAGCGACGTGGAGCCGGAACCGGTGCTCTATGACCGGGCTGCCGGGGTGTGGCTGGACCAGTTCCACAGCGATTGGATCGGCCCCGGCGACATTACCCGGCATCTGGACGCCGGCAAGGATGTGTGTCTGGTATCGCCCGAACTCCACCGCCGGGACCATCGCGCCCAATGGGAACGGCTGGTCGCCGACCCAGCGGTCATCGGCCACAGCCGTTTCTTCCTCTGCACTGATTTTCCCGAAGACGCACGGGAGTTTTTCCATGCCTGA
- a CDS encoding FG-GAP repeat domain-containing protein, which translates to MHRSLIALAALIAGSAAVLSAPLRAEESWIYGLRQPQVSRLSETPERIIYTGTVQKGKTSNPKSLGGHNTLLNDSGAEYRLVSLTYAIDRTRPRKDESIETDLGIAIINNGKEVSLTSGEEMLILHEYFVPPAKMGGLETMAVPAGGFRFAPGQRLSIGSVSGLVPLGQGGVAEVSNDRLEDGAFMSLYYRAELVRADLVTEPAVTSYRSPYRDRSYVADPGRRTAPFTDYRNTSGKPVRIHGIGVFLSNLTSTLPTAHGLEVFVNGKRVADIPLPAHIPGQSSDTLPMILPFPLTLAPDDRLSVRGRVEPNQALVFDFAAYAIGEYGLEQDSEQLDIAHADFNGDGYEDIVDRDGNGSLWVSIRVGKGYQETQDEKARHLPHIDSVEAKDLNGDGIPDLVVRNNQGYCQNLVFDPKISKFHPSYCANGIAGAQDDVAWGDFNGDSWPDRVRVDHKTLEYRVALGGPDGLKPETVWMTGMGRTDLLFTGDHNGDGKTDLMLQWHDRGGPQCAILLSNGSAFSRTACRKGLP; encoded by the coding sequence ATGCATCGCAGCCTTATCGCTCTGGCGGCCCTGATTGCCGGGTCGGCAGCCGTCCTTTCCGCGCCCCTGCGGGCGGAGGAAAGCTGGATCTACGGCTTGCGGCAGCCCCAGGTGAGCCGGCTGTCCGAAACACCGGAACGGATCATCTACACGGGCACGGTGCAGAAGGGCAAAACCTCCAACCCCAAGAGCCTGGGGGGGCACAACACGCTGCTCAACGATTCCGGGGCCGAATACCGGCTGGTCAGCCTGACCTATGCCATCGACCGCACCCGGCCCCGCAAGGACGAAAGCATCGAGACCGACCTGGGCATCGCCATCATCAACAACGGCAAGGAGGTCTCGCTGACCAGTGGGGAGGAGATGCTGATCCTGCACGAATATTTCGTGCCGCCGGCGAAGATGGGCGGGCTGGAAACCATGGCGGTGCCGGCGGGCGGCTTCCGCTTCGCCCCCGGCCAGCGCCTGTCCATCGGCTCGGTGTCGGGACTGGTGCCGCTGGGCCAGGGCGGCGTGGCGGAGGTCTCCAACGACCGTCTGGAAGACGGCGCCTTCATGTCGCTCTACTACCGCGCCGAGCTGGTGCGCGCCGATCTGGTCACGGAGCCGGCGGTCACCAGCTACCGCTCCCCGTACCGCGACCGCAGCTATGTGGCCGATCCCGGCCGCCGCACCGCTCCCTTCACCGATTACCGCAACACCAGCGGCAAGCCGGTGCGCATCCACGGCATCGGCGTCTTTCTCAGCAACCTGACCAGCACCCTGCCCACCGCCCACGGGCTGGAGGTGTTCGTCAACGGCAAGCGGGTCGCCGACATTCCCCTGCCCGCCCACATTCCCGGCCAGTCCAGCGACACCCTGCCGATGATCCTGCCGTTCCCGCTGACCCTGGCGCCGGACGACCGGCTGTCGGTGCGCGGGCGGGTGGAGCCGAACCAGGCGCTGGTGTTCGACTTCGCGGCCTATGCCATCGGTGAATACGGTCTGGAGCAGGACAGCGAGCAACTGGACATCGCCCATGCCGACTTCAACGGTGACGGGTACGAGGACATCGTGGACCGGGACGGCAACGGATCTCTGTGGGTGTCGATCCGGGTCGGAAAGGGGTATCAGGAAACCCAGGATGAAAAGGCCCGCCACCTGCCGCATATTGATTCGGTGGAGGCCAAGGATCTGAACGGCGACGGCATCCCCGATCTGGTCGTCCGCAACAATCAGGGCTACTGCCAGAATCTGGTGTTCGATCCCAAAATCTCGAAATTCCATCCCTCCTATTGCGCCAACGGCATCGCCGGTGCCCAGGACGACGTGGCATGGGGGGATTTCAACGGGGATTCCTGGCCCGACCGCGTGCGCGTGGACCACAAGACGCTGGAATACCGCGTCGCCCTCGGCGGGCCGGACGGGCTGAAGCCCGAAACCGTCTGGATGACGGGGATGGGGCGCACCGACCTCCTGTTCACCGGCGACCACAACGGCGACGGCAAGACCGATCTGATGCTGCAATGGCACGACCGCGGCGGCCCCCAATGCGCCATTCTGCTGTCCAACGGCAGCGCGTTCAGCCGTACCGCCTGCCGCAAGGGCTTGCCCTGA
- the pseG gene encoding UDP-2,4-diacetamido-2,4,6-trideoxy-beta-L-altropyranose hydrolase produces the protein MISRPIPPQIAHSSVIFRADGGKTIGLGHIMRCLAVAEALMEQGNPCCFAVTALPDAARHRLDAAGAGFIRLTGPAGGNEDRAATMALASRAGAVVLDGYDFDASYRAAVAGAGRPVLAFDDGVFTGQHPPGLLSAALVVNASSGAAPVDYAVSAPGARLLLGPAHAPVRHEVRHAAARPVLPLDRRRSVLLTFGGSDPLALTAPCIRLLAPRLPPGVRLVAVVGGSSPWLADCRAAAAPFGDRVAVHYDTLAMGDLMAGAGLAVSAAGGTVAELAALAVPALLAVVADNQAPAAAAAGAAGMPSWCRVVDVRGGGEQAAARITAAALALWDDPPRRQAMSDAARGRVDGQGAGRIAQALLDAMGVVMAGR, from the coding sequence ATGATCTCTCGCCCCATTCCCCCGCAAATTGCCCATTCTTCCGTCATTTTCCGTGCCGATGGAGGAAAAACCATAGGCTTGGGCCATATTATGCGCTGTCTGGCAGTGGCCGAGGCCCTGATGGAGCAGGGGAACCCATGCTGCTTTGCCGTCACGGCCTTACCGGACGCGGCAAGGCACCGTTTGGACGCGGCTGGGGCCGGGTTTATCCGGCTGACCGGCCCTGCCGGCGGCAATGAGGATCGAGCGGCCACCATGGCGCTTGCCAGCCGGGCGGGCGCCGTCGTGCTGGATGGCTATGATTTTGACGCCAGCTACCGGGCAGCCGTCGCAGGGGCAGGCCGCCCCGTACTGGCCTTCGATGACGGTGTCTTTACCGGCCAGCACCCACCAGGGCTGCTGTCCGCCGCCCTGGTGGTCAATGCATCGTCCGGTGCGGCACCGGTGGACTATGCCGTGTCGGCTCCCGGCGCGCGGCTTCTGCTGGGGCCGGCCCACGCCCCCGTGCGCCACGAGGTCCGGCACGCGGCGGCCCGGCCCGTGCTGCCGCTCGACCGGCGGCGGTCGGTCCTGCTGACCTTTGGCGGATCGGACCCGCTGGCCCTGACCGCACCGTGCATCCGGCTGCTGGCACCGCGGCTGCCGCCCGGCGTCCGGCTGGTGGCGGTGGTGGGGGGCAGCAGCCCATGGCTGGCAGACTGCCGGGCGGCGGCGGCACCGTTCGGGGATCGGGTGGCGGTCCATTACGACACTCTGGCCATGGGGGATCTGATGGCCGGGGCCGGTCTGGCGGTGTCCGCCGCCGGGGGCACGGTGGCGGAGCTGGCGGCCCTGGCGGTGCCGGCGCTGCTGGCGGTGGTGGCCGACAATCAGGCTCCGGCGGCAGCGGCGGCCGGGGCCGCTGGAATGCCGTCCTGGTGCCGGGTCGTGGACGTGCGGGGCGGGGGCGAGCAGGCCGCCGCCCGGATCACGGCAGCGGCGCTGGCCCTTTGGGATGATCCTCCGCGGCGTCAGGCCATGTCGGACGCCGCCCGTGGCCGTGTGGACGGCCAGGGGGCAGGGCGCATCGCCCAGGCGCTGCTGGATGCCATGGGCGTGGTGATGGCGGGCCGGTAA